TGCGAGGAATGTCGATCCAAAGGCAATGATCAGCGAATTGATGAAGCGCGGCACGTAGTTTGATTGACCGGCGATCACCATCTCACGACGCCGTGTCACCTCGTCACACGCACCTTGGGGCGGACCGAGGGCCTCGATGTACTCGTTCGTTTGGCGCGTGCGCGTCGTAAAGAGGTTGCAGTAGCCCTCCAGGGACGGCTCGAACACGACCTTTGGCGGATAGGAGATCGAATCCGGTGGCGTCTTCCACCCGGTCGCAAAGATCCAGGCCAGCGGCGCCATTGAGATGAGCGCATAGAGTATGACGAGTAGCCCGGCGACCCGCTTTGAGGTTGCCGATGGCTCGACGACCGAATGTGCCGTGGTTGAGGCGCCGCTCATCTTTGCTTCACCTTGTTGAGGGCCTTCACATAGACATTGGCGAGGCCAAAGACCACGACAAACAGGATGATGGCAAAGGCCGAGGAGTATCCCGTCCGGTAAGCCTCGAAAGCCGCGCGCTTGAGCGTGATAGAGGCAAGCTCCGTGGTTGAACCAGGGCCCCCGCCCGTCAGCAGCATGACCATGTCAAACATCTTGAAATTTTCGATGCCGCGGAACAACACGGCCAGCATAATGAACGGCAGGGCCATCGGCAGCGTGATCGACCAGAATTGCCGCCAGCGCGAGGCACGGTCGACCTCGGCCGCTTCGAGGATGTAGTCCGGAATGGAGCGGAGCCCGGCAAGGCAGATCAGCATGACATAGGGTGTCCACATCCAGGTGTCGACGATGACAATCGCCCAGGGGGCCAGGGTCACCGATCCAAGCATTTCGAAAGAAGACGGCGGAAGGCCGGTGAAAAATGAGACAACGTAATTGAACAGACCGATCTGCGGCTGATACAGGAACTTCCAGAAGTTGCCGACGACGGCGGGCGAAAGCATCATCGGAA
This genomic interval from Rhodospirillaceae bacterium contains the following:
- a CDS encoding sugar ABC transporter permease encodes the protein MPNIDTIAHRAAAATPQGVARKVRGLSDRSIAWLFVAPTMLLLLAINIFPLIWTVYLSFTNYASNRPNRPVINVGLKWYRDILSSPEIWAAMQATAHFVFWTILFQTIIGFGLAYLVDRKFRGHAFWTTIILIPMMLSPAVVGNFWKFLYQPQIGLFNYVVSFFTGLPPSSFEMLGSVTLAPWAIVIVDTWMWTPYVMLICLAGLRSIPDYILEAAEVDRASRWRQFWSITLPMALPFIMLAVLFRGIENFKMFDMVMLLTGGGPGSTTELASITLKRAAFEAYRTGYSSAFAIILFVVVFGLANVYVKALNKVKQR